The following proteins are encoded in a genomic region of Tenacibaculum sp. 190524A05c:
- a CDS encoding macro domain-containing protein: MKEIKYIEGDATQPQGKENKIIVHVCNDIGGWGKGFVVAISKRWPEPEQKYREWFKSGENFELGKVQFVQVEDNLWVANLIGQRKIRKDEFGNPPVRYDAINLGMEKVAKKAKELNASVHMPRIGCGLAGGKWKHIEPILKQNLSKENIEVIVYDFK; the protein is encoded by the coding sequence ATGAAGGAAATTAAATATATAGAAGGAGATGCAACGCAACCACAAGGTAAAGAGAATAAAATTATAGTTCATGTTTGCAATGATATAGGAGGCTGGGGAAAAGGATTTGTTGTAGCAATTTCAAAGCGTTGGCCAGAACCCGAGCAAAAGTATAGAGAATGGTTTAAATCTGGAGAAAATTTTGAATTAGGTAAAGTTCAATTTGTACAAGTGGAAGATAATTTGTGGGTGGCAAATTTAATTGGTCAACGAAAAATAAGAAAAGATGAATTTGGAAATCCGCCAGTTCGATATGATGCTATTAATTTAGGAATGGAAAAAGTGGCAAAAAAGGCAAAAGAATTAAATGCATCTGTTCACATGCCAAGAATTGGTTGTGGTTTGGCAGGAGGAAAGTGGAAACATATAGAACCTATTTTAAAACAGAATCTAAGTAAAGAAAATATTGAAGTCATCGTGTATGACTTTAAATAA
- a CDS encoding O-acetyl-ADP-ribose deacetylase, protein MKIEVIQGDITKVEVDVIVNAANSSLLGGGGVDGAIHRAGGSKILEDCQKIRNRQGKCKTGEAVITIAGNLPAKKVIHTVGPVYNGGQRLEKEKELLANCYKHSLELAKENNFESIAFPNISTGIYKFPKELAAQIAIKTVRENLVLEKVIFVCFDDENYKIYKNYLEKE, encoded by the coding sequence ATGAAAATAGAAGTAATACAAGGCGATATTACAAAAGTTGAAGTTGATGTGATTGTCAATGCTGCTAATTCAAGTTTACTTGGAGGAGGAGGCGTAGATGGAGCAATTCATAGAGCTGGCGGATCAAAAATTCTTGAGGATTGTCAGAAAATTAGAAATAGACAAGGAAAATGTAAAACAGGAGAAGCAGTTATTACAATAGCGGGTAATTTGCCAGCAAAAAAAGTGATTCATACAGTTGGACCAGTATATAATGGAGGTCAACGATTAGAAAAGGAAAAAGAGTTATTGGCTAACTGTTACAAGCATAGTTTAGAACTTGCTAAAGAGAATAATTTTGAAAGCATAGCATTTCCCAATATAAGTACTGGAATTTATAAGTTTCCAAAAGAGTTGGCTGCTCAAATTGCCATAAAAACGGTTAGAGAGAATTTAGTTTTAGAAAAGGTAATTTTTGTCTGTTTTGATGATGAGAATTATAAGATTTATAAAAATTATTTAGAAAAAGAATGA